The Nicotiana tabacum cultivar K326 chromosome 14, ASM71507v2, whole genome shotgun sequence genome contains a region encoding:
- the LOC142168943 gene encoding uncharacterized protein LOC142168943 — protein sequence MATKKIYHAHPLFVHPSHTPSSILIHIKLTGSENYELWRRSMRIALQAKRKLSDIVYASNAYLVWEDLRERFDKLNRVRIFQLHREIATISHGTDSVSAYFTRLEELWAEYDAMVHIPNSKEYIEHLQQQMLMQFLSGLNETYDQARRQILMKTVEPTLNQAYALIIDDESQNSSAHPVLPNRGDPVAMQTGRGQMTV from the exons ATGGCGACCAAAAAAATCTATCACGCACATCCTTTGTTTGTTCATCCCTCACACACTCCTAGTTCGATTCTGATTCATATAAAGCTCACAGGTTCAGAAAATTATGAATTGTGGCGTCGTTCAATGCGAATTGCTTTGCAAGCTAAGAGGAAGCTAAG CGACATTGTCTATGCATCTAATGCATATTTGGTATGGGAGGATTTGAGAGAGAGATTCGACAAATTGAATCGTGTTAGGATATTTCAGTTGCATAGGGAAATTGCTACTATTTCACATGGAACAGATTCGGTCTCTGCATATTTCACTAGGTTGGAGGAATTGTGGGCTGAGTACGATGCAATGGTGCATATTCCTAATTCGAAGGAGTATATTGAACACCTTCAGCAGCAAATGCTAATGCAGTTTTTAAGTGGTCTCAATGAGACATATGATCAAGCAAGGCGTCAGATCTTAATGAAGACTGTGGAGCCAACATTGAACCAAGcttatgcattgattatagatgATGAGAGTCAAAATTCTAGTGCACATCCAGTCTTGCCAAACAGAGGAGATCCAGTTGCTATGCAAACAGGCAGAGGGCAGATGACTGTGTAG
- the LOC107772720 gene encoding uncharacterized protein LOC107772720, producing the protein MDSSRISLRPFKLSDADDLLIWASDDKVTSYLRWHTITSIEAASKYIQEVAIPHPWRRSICLDDRSIGYISVRPESGSERHKARIAYAVGSDYWGQGIVTMAIKMAIPIVFKDFPYLVRLEALVEPENVGSQRVLEKVGFKKEGFLRKYGFNKGEIRDMFIYSFLSIDEIP; encoded by the coding sequence ATGGATTCCTCAAGAATatcactcaggccattcaaactTTCTGATGCTGATGACCTCTTGATATGGGCTAGCGACGATAAAGTAACCTCTTATCTAAGATGGCACACAATCACCTCCATTGAAGCAGCATCAAAATATATCCAAGAAGTTGCTATTCCACATCCGTGGCGTCGGTCCATTTGCTTAGACGACCGTTCCATAGGTTACATATCAGTTAGGCCAGAATCCGGGAGCGAAAGGCACAAAGCTCGCATTGCTTATGCCGTTGGTTCTGATTATTGGGGACAAGGAATTGTTACTATGGCAATAAAGATGGCTATCCCTATTGTGTTCAAAGATTTTCCTTATTTGGTGAGGCTAGAAGCTTTGGTGGAGCCTGAAAATGTAGGATCTCAAAGGGTGCTAGAAAAGGTTGGTTTCAAGAAAGAGGGCTTTCTCAGGAAGTATGGGTTTAACAAAGGTGAAATTAGAGATATGTTCATATATAGCTTCTTATCAATTGATGAAATTCCTTGA